The genomic DNA GACGTCCAGCCATCGACAGTCGACCCCCTGGAGGGCCCGGCGCCCCTCGCCCTCGGAGAAGAAGTCCCCCATAACGGGGTCGCCCGAACGCTCAGGAGCATCCCATGGCCAAGATCACCCCTCACCTCTGGTATTCCGACAAGGCCGAGGAAGCCGCTCGGTTCTATGTCTCGCTATTGCCCAACTCGCGCATCGACAGCATCGCCACCATGCCCACCGACTCGCCCAGCGGGCCGGCCGGTTCGGTGACGGTCGTCGAGTTCACCCTGGCGGGACAGCCCTTCCAGGCCATCGCCGCCGGCCCCTTGGACTCCTTCAATCACGCCATTTCCTTCGTGATCAACTGCGACGACCAGGCCGAGGTCGACCGGCTGTGGGACGCCCTGTCCGAGGGTGGCTCGGTGGAGCAGTGCGGCTGGCTGAAGGACCGCTATGGCCTGAGCTGGCAGATCGTGCCCACGGTGCTGGGCGAGATGATGAAGGACCCCGATCGCGTTCGCGGCAAACGCGTGGCCGATGCCATGATGAAGATGGTCAAGCTGGACATCGCCAGGTTGAAGGCCGCCTACGACGCGGCCTGAGGCCGCTCAGGGCTTTCGCGTGAGCCGCAGCTCCGAGCCCTCGCGCGTGGCGGGAATCGAGACGCGCAACGTCCGCGCCTCGGCGTCGTAATGCACGGCGGGCTTGCCCCCTCCGCCGAGCGTCGCGGATGTATTGGCCGTGGGCCAGTCGTGGACCACGATGTCCAGGGACTTCCACCACGCTGGGTAGCCGCCCGTGGGCCTGGCCACCTTCACCCGCAGGCCCGCCGCGTCGACCTCACAGGAGAACTCCTGCCGCAACCAGGCGCCCCGCTTGTAGGCGAAGCTGTGGCCGTCATCGAGGTAGACGCCGCCCTTGCAGTCCGGACCCGGGTAGACACGCAACTCCAAAGGCCCCTGGGGGACTTCCGCCGTGTGCTGAACCAACGGTTGCAGGGGCAGGATGCTGCCCGCTCGGACGAACACCGGCAGTTCCTCCAACTTCGGCGTCACCTTCACCTCGGAGGGAGTGGGAGACACGCCCTCGACCTTCTGGCCCGTCCAGAAGTCGAACCAGGTGCCGGGTGGCAGAAGGACCTGATACGTGTCCTGGTTTTCAGCGTACGGCGGAGGCGCCACCAGCAGGGCACGGCCGAGCATGAACTCGTGGCCGGCATCGAGATCCAGCGGATGCTTGTCCGCCGTGGCCTCGGGGAACTCGAGGAAGAGGGGGCGCATCATGGGGAGCGCGGTGCGCGAGTGCTCCTCCGCCAGGGTGTAAAGGTAGGGCAACAGCCGGTAGCGCGTCTCGATGTAGCGGCGGCGCACGGCCTCGGCCGCGGGACCGTGGGCCCAGACCTCATGATCCGCCGTCCCCTTCTCGGCGTGGCTGCGATAGAGGGGATTGAAGGCCCCCACCTGATACCAGCGCGTCAGCAGTTCCTCCGAGGGCGAGCCCGAGTAGCCCCCGACGTCGACTCCCGCGAGCGAGAAACCACTGAGCCCCAGGTTCAAGAGCATGGGCGTGCTCAGGCGCAGGTGATTCCAGGTGGCGCTGTTGTCGCCCGTCCACGTGGCGCCATAGCGGTGGCCTCCCGCGTAGGTGGCGCGCGTCAGGACATACGGCCGCTCCTGGGGCTTGAGCGTCAGCAGGCCCTCATAGGTGGCCCGTGCGTTCTGCAGACCGACGATGTTGTGGACCTCCGCATGGGTGGCATCCCGGCTCTCGAAGCCGGGCTCCTCGATGCGGTGCACCGAGTCGAGCGGCAAGGTCTTCTGGGAGCTGAAGACCGAGGGCTCGTTCATGTCATTCCAATGGCCCGCCATGCCCTGGGCGACCAGGTCCTTGTACAAGGCGCCCCACCAGGCGCGGGTCCGCGCGCGGGTGAAGTCAGGAAAGACCGAGGCCCCGGGCCAGACACGGCCGGCGAAGACACTGCCGTCCGGGTTGTGGACGAAGTGGTTGCCCGCGATGCCCGTGTCATACGGCGCGTAGCCGGCGTTGGGGACCTGCGCGATGTGGAGATCCGAGATGGAGACCACCCGGAAGTTCTGCTGGCCCAAATCCCGGAGGAGCCCGGGCAGATCCGGGAACTTGCTCGGGTCGACCGTGAAGGACCGGAATTGATTCAGGTAGTCGATGTCCAGGAAGAGCACATCCGACGGGATGCGATCGCTCCTCAAGCGAGTGGCGATCTCCCGCACCCGCGACTCGGGCTCGTAGCTGAAGCGGGACTGCTGGAAGCCGAGCGCCCAGCGGGGCGGCAAGGGCGCGGGCCCGGTGAGGAAGGTGTAACCCTCGAGCACCTTCCGGGGCTCTGGACCGTGGATGAAATAGTAGTCGAGGGGGCCGCCCTCGGAGCCGAACGAGTAGGCGTCACGCCACTGTTTGCCGAAGTCGAAGTGGGAGCGCCAGGTATTGTCGAGCAGGATGCCGTGGCTGCGTCCCGCGCGCACGGCCATGAAGAACGGAATGCTCTTGTAGATGGGGTCCGTCGACTCCTGATGGCGGTAGGCGTCGGTGTTCCAGAGGGTGAAGGCCTGGTCTCGGCGATCGAGGGGGCCCGCCTTGTCCCCCAGTCCAAAGTAATGCTCATCCACGGGCATCTGCCGGGTGACCTGGAATCCTCCCGCCACGAATTGCATGGGGCGTCCCACCGCGTCGACCGAGAGGATGTTGCCCTGGAGGTCGAGGATGACGAGCCGCAGCGGATTCTTCTCGACCCGCACCTCCAGCGCCGCCGTGCGGAAGCCGACGGCGGAGGGGGTCTCCGGGAGCGCCTTCACCTTGACCTGCCGGGCCCGGGCCGCGCTCAGCACGGCCCAGGAGGCATCCTCCGGCAGGCTCTCCCCCGGACTGGCGCGGATCCGCAGGATGTCGTCCCGCAGCGCGGAGATCCGCAGGGTCGCGTCCCCGGCTCGCAATTCGAGGCCCTCCGGCAGCAAGCGAACGGACGTGACAGCGGTGAGCACTCGCGGAGCCGAGGGGCGCGGGGCGGGTTCAACGGGCCGCGCCTGAGCGGAGGTCCACCCGCAGCACGCCGCGAGAAGCACGGCACCAGGAAAGCGACGAAGGCTGTGGAGCATGATGAATCCCTTTATCAAAGAGGACGAGCCGCCTTGGAAATGAAAGAGCCCGGTCCTCACGAAGAAGGACCGGGCTCCTCAATCAGCGGTGATGACCCGGCTGGGCACAGAAGGTGGCGTCCTCCTTGAAGACCACCGAGCCACAAGCTATTCTTGATTTAACGGAATTAGAGGGTTATCAGTCTCCCACCTGACAGGTGGCGGGCTCTTGTCGGCCGCCAATGCCTGACACGGATGTCTCGAGGAAAAGGAGAGCGCTGCTCATGAAAATCACTCGAAGCCCTCGTTTGCTTCTCACCTCCACCCTGACGCTCGCGGCGACGGGGATGCTTCTCCCGGCGGAGGCATTGGCGGCCGGAATCACATGGCCCTCGAATCAGGTCCTCCCCTCCTTCTCCGCGCCCGCGGCGACGCTGGACCTGATGGATCTGACCACCTCCGAGTTCAGGTACGAAGCGGAAGGCCCGCACATCCGGCATGGAACCGGACGTCTGGAGGGCAACGGGTGGCTCGCGCAGACCTCGATCGACGCGCCCAATCAGTTCCTGACCTACGGTCCGTACGTCACCGATATCCCCACGGGCAACAACACGGCCTTCTTCGATCTGAGCATCGACAACAACACGGCCAGCAACAACGTCATGGTGACCGTGGATGTTCGAGACAACGAGACCGGAGTCGTCCTGGCGCAGCGGGACATCAGCCGGACGGAGTTCACGAACGTCTACACCTTCCAGCGATTCGAACTCCCCTTCAACAATCCGACGGCTGGGCACGGCATCGAGTTCCGGATCTACTGGCACGGGCGCTCCTACATCAAGGTGGACAGCGTCGGGGCGCGGACTGCCGTCCCGGATGACGAGGTGGCGCTGTTCACGACCCTCAAGGGAATCGTCAACAGGACCCAACCTCGCATCTTCACCTATGACACCGCGATGCGGGGACAGGATGGCAAGACGGGTTGGCTGAACTCCCTGGGGCTGCGCTACACGGACGTCGCCGACAAGTGGAGCCTCCTGAGCAAATACAGGAGCGAAATCCAAGGCATTGTCGTCTACGACAGCGCGCTCCCCGACACGGTGAATCTGGCCACCACCATCGCGGGACTGCGGAGCGGCGTAGTCGCCTCTCCCGCCCTCGCGGCCCAACTGACGGCCGCTCCCTACAATCTGCCCATCCTGGTGGATTTGCGCGGCAAATTCACGACGAAGCTCCAGGTGTACCAGAACCTGTATGACAACTACTGGTCTCAGCTGACCCACAAGGTCATCATCGGACTCGCCCCCGGCATCAAGGGATTCCTCCGGGACTACGCCGCGGCGGTCCCGCTGGCCGTCGTGTGGCTCGATCCGAAGGTCGCCGCCGAGGATTCGTTGCTGAGGAAGTTCCTGGTGGCCATGCCGTATGGAACCGGAGGCATCTACATGGGCTGGTGGCCGGAAGAAGCCGCGGGCATCCAGCGCGTCTCCGAGTACGGCATTTCCACCGTGGCCAGTGACTTCGCCTCCAACCTGACGGTGTTTGGCGGTGCGTCCCGGGTGGTGAACGTCAAGCCGGTCCCCAACAAGCCCACGCTGGGCAACAAGATCTACGTCTCCCTCATCTTGAGCGACGGAGACAATCTCCAGTTCGTGGAGCATCTCTTCAAGAAGAACTGGGATCACCCCGCCCGAGGGCAGGTCCCGCTGGGGTGGACCATCTCCCCGGCGATGCTGGACGCCATGCCCGGCGTGCTGAACTACCTGCACACCACGGCCACCCCCAATGACAACCTCATCTCGGGCCCGACGGGATTGGGCTACACGTACCCCAACTACTGGGGGAACCAGTCCCACCTGGACAACTATGTGTCGCTGACCAACGACTACATGAGCCGTTCGGGGCTCAAGGTCCTGACCGTCTGGAACACGATCACCGGCGGCACGAACACGAACGTGGGAAACAGCTTCGCGACCTACGCGCCGTCCCTCCTGGGGTTGACGGCACAGAACGCGGGCGGCGGCATCACGGTGTACAACAATCTCATGCCGAGCCAGGGCCTCAATGCCACGTACTGCCCCACCGAGGCGTCCATGATCTCGGAGATCAACCGCCACATCTCGGGGTGGAATGGAACGTCTCCCCGGTTCGTCAGCATCCAGGCCAACCCGTGGGAGGGCAACAACTACCAGAGCTTCGTCAACGTGGTGAACTCCTTCAAGAGCAACACCAACATCGTCTTCGTCCGGCCGGACAACTACTTCCAGCTGATGCGCGAGGCCTACAACCTGCCCACGGATCCCTCCACCCTCGTGAAGACCTATGAGGCGGAGACGACGAGCTACGCCGGCTCTCCCTTCTCCCATGCGGTGGGCCGCTCGAGCGACAACGGCTGGACCGCGAACGTCGCACAGGACAATGAAGGAATGATGCTGTACGGCCCCTATGTCACGACGTTCCCGGCCGGCCAGCTGACCACCACGTTCAAGATCAAGATCGACGTCGTCACCGGGAACAATGATCCCATCGTGACGCTCGATGTCCGGGACGCCACCACGGGAGTCGTGTTGACGGCGTTCGATGTCTACCGGCATCAATTCAAGGCCAATGGCCTCTACCAGGACTTCAGCCTGACCTATCAGAACGTCGCGGGCCACCAGCTCGAGTTCCGGGCCAATTACAAGGACAGGGCGACCGTCAACATCGACAAGGTCACGACGACGACCCGCATCGGGCAGTACGAGGCGGAAGGCGCCGTGCAGGCCCACCACGCCGGCCGCCCGACCGGAGACGGATGGCAGGCCGCGCCCTCGCTCGACCCGGTCGGCCACATGGTCTACGGCCCCTATGACGCCAATGTGCCCGTCGGCGCTCGGAAGGTGACCTTCCGGGTGAAGACCGACAACAACTCCCTGGGCGCCCAGGCCGTCGCGAGAATCGATGTGCGCGACGGCGTCACGGGACAGTCGCTCGCGGAGATGGAGCTGACGTCACAGCAGTTCGCCGCCGCCAACCAGTACCAGGACTTCGGCCTGAGCTTCCATCACACGACGATCAACCATCCCTTGGAGTACCGGGTCTACTTCCATGGCAAGACGACCCTCACCGTCGACAAGGTGACCATCAACTAAGACACACTGAGACGCCCCGGGGCGGGCCCCTCACATCGGGGCCCGCCCCCGTCTCATGCCTGCGCGACCCCTCGTCCGCCCGTTCGCCCCACGCGGAACCCTTACAAAATCAGAAAGAAGGTCGTTCCCGGGAACCATCACCTTCTCTCATTGGGTGATTAATCTGGTGGGAGCGGCAAGTTTCTGCACGGGGGGATGGCGTTGGCGAAGCGGGTGTTGAAGGCGATTTGCGGGGTGTGGTTGGGGGCCAGCATCGCGGCTTGCGGCTCGACGGCGGAGATGAACGAGGAACTGGTCCGCGACGAGCGAAAGGACGTGGACATCCAGACAGCGCTGTCCCGCTTCAAGGACGCGCGGGTCATGATGGGGAATTCAGGAGCACCCTACTTCGTGAAAGGTCGGTTGGGCCGACTGCCGGAATCCCTTGGAGGGCTTCGCGCGGACAGCGATGCGGCCCGCGGGGCGTTGGAGACCATCGCCCCCATCTTCCGGGTGAGCGCCGAGGAGTTGCGGCTCCAACGCAACTCGGTGGATGAACAAGGCCATCAGCATCTGCGCTATCAACAGACGCTGCACGGGCGGCGGGTGGTGGGCGGAGAATTCATCCTGCACGTGGATGCCGAGCGCAACATCTACGCGGCCAACGGCTCGGCCCGTCTGGGGGAGCCCAGCTCCACCCAGGCGAGGATCGCCCCCGAGGCGGCGAGGAAACAGGCCGAGCGGGACTCCACCGCGACGGGAGCCACCGCGGGCAAGCACGCCGAGCTCGTGTACCTGCTGCTCGCGGAAACCCAAACGCCCCAGCTCGCCTACGAGGTCCGGGTGACGGGTGAGCGCGACGGCGCCCCCGCCGAGGATCTCGTCTACGTGGACGCGGAGCGAGGGGAGGTGCTGCTCGTCAATCCGCGCATCCACTCGGCGCTCCAGCGCAAGGTGCACACGGCCAACAATGGCACCGCCACGCCCGGCACGCTCCGGCGCTCCGAGGGCCAGGCCGCCTCGGGTGACAACCACGTGGACACCAACTACAACCGGCTGGGGGAAACCTACAACTGCTACAAGACGTTGTTCGGCCGGGACTCCATCAACAACGCGGGCATCCCGTTGGTGAGCACCGTCCATTACGCTCGCAACTACGTCAACGCCTACTGGGACGGCAACCAGATGGTGTATGGCGATGGCGACAACGTGAACTCCATCCCGCTCGGATTGGACGCGGACGTGACGACGCACGAGCTGACGCACGCCGTCACCCAATATGAGTCCAACCTCGTGTACGCGGGGGAATCGGGAGGCCTCAATGAGTCCGTGTCCGACATCTTCGCCGGCGTGTGCGAGAGCTGGTCGCGCAACTGGGCCACGGACGCGGATGTCTTCAAGGTGGGCGAGGACATCTGGACGCCCGGCACCGCCGGGGACGCGCTGCGCTACATGGACGATCCGGCCAAGGACGGCATCTCGCTCGACAGCTACGGGGATTACTACACGGGCGTGGACGTGCACTACAGCTCGGGCATCAGCAACCTGGTGTTCGCGCTGCTGTCCAAGGGCGGCAAGCATCCGCGAAACAAGACGAGCAATCCCGTGCCCGCGATTGGTCCGGAGAAGGCCGGCCGCATCTTCTACAAGGCGAACACGGACTTCTTCATCTCGACCACCACCTTCGAGCAGGCGCGCACGTACACGCTGCAAGCCGCCGAGTCGCTCTATGGCGCGAAGTCGCCCGAGGTCACCGCTGTCACCGAGGCCTGGAAGGCGGTGGGCATCCCCGCGGCACCGCCCGTGCTCACGCCCCTGGAGAATGGAGTGGCCGTCACCGGCCTGACGGGCAGTGCTGGCAACAAGAAGTATTACACGCTCGAGGTCCCCCAGGGCCGCACCCGGCTGGTGATCAACATGAGCGGTGGCACGGGCGACGCGGACATGTTCGTGAAGGCCGACGCGGCGCCGAGCACCAGTTCCTATGACTGCCGTCCCTACAAGAGCGGAAACACGGAGTCGTGTAGCTTCACCAATCCCCAGGCGGGCACCTGGTACGTGATGATCAATGCCTACTCGGGCTACACGGGCGTCACCCTCAAGGCCACCTACAGCGGAAGCAGTCTGGACGATCCCAAGGGCATACCCGCCTCCGAGACGCTCAACGGCACCGTGTCCAGGAACGCGAACAACCATCATGGCGCCTTCGACGTGGTCGAGGGCAGTGCGTTCGAGGTGGTGATGACGGGCTCGGCGGATCCTGACTTGTATGTCCGTTTCGGCGCGCAGCCCACCACCACGACCTATCACTGTCGGCCCTTTCTCTCCGGAGCCGCCGAGCGGTGCGTGCTGACGGTACCCGCCGGCCACAGCAAGGCCTTCCTCATGGTGCGCGGGTATGACGTCGCCGCCACCTACTCGCTGGAGCTCCATTACACCCAGCCGTCGAACTGAGCTTCCCGCCGGGCGGTCCTCGCGAGACAGCGAGGACCGCCCGGCCGCGTCGAGGCGAAGTGCCCGTCAATTCACGCGCGCGAGCACCAGGAAGCTCAG from Melittangium boletus DSM 14713 includes the following:
- a CDS encoding VOC family protein, which codes for MAKITPHLWYSDKAEEAARFYVSLLPNSRIDSIATMPTDSPSGPAGSVTVVEFTLAGQPFQAIAAGPLDSFNHAISFVINCDDQAEVDRLWDALSEGGSVEQCGWLKDRYGLSWQIVPTVLGEMMKDPDRVRGKRVADAMMKMVKLDIARLKAAYDAA
- a CDS encoding glycoside hydrolase family 31 protein, translating into MLHSLRRFPGAVLLAACCGWTSAQARPVEPAPRPSAPRVLTAVTSVRLLPEGLELRAGDATLRISALRDDILRIRASPGESLPEDASWAVLSAARARQVKVKALPETPSAVGFRTAALEVRVEKNPLRLVILDLQGNILSVDAVGRPMQFVAGGFQVTRQMPVDEHYFGLGDKAGPLDRRDQAFTLWNTDAYRHQESTDPIYKSIPFFMAVRAGRSHGILLDNTWRSHFDFGKQWRDAYSFGSEGGPLDYYFIHGPEPRKVLEGYTFLTGPAPLPPRWALGFQQSRFSYEPESRVREIATRLRSDRIPSDVLFLDIDYLNQFRSFTVDPSKFPDLPGLLRDLGQQNFRVVSISDLHIAQVPNAGYAPYDTGIAGNHFVHNPDGSVFAGRVWPGASVFPDFTRARTRAWWGALYKDLVAQGMAGHWNDMNEPSVFSSQKTLPLDSVHRIEEPGFESRDATHAEVHNIVGLQNARATYEGLLTLKPQERPYVLTRATYAGGHRYGATWTGDNSATWNHLRLSTPMLLNLGLSGFSLAGVDVGGYSGSPSEELLTRWYQVGAFNPLYRSHAEKGTADHEVWAHGPAAEAVRRRYIETRYRLLPYLYTLAEEHSRTALPMMRPLFLEFPEATADKHPLDLDAGHEFMLGRALLVAPPPYAENQDTYQVLLPPGTWFDFWTGQKVEGVSPTPSEVKVTPKLEELPVFVRAGSILPLQPLVQHTAEVPQGPLELRVYPGPDCKGGVYLDDGHSFAYKRGAWLRQEFSCEVDAAGLRVKVARPTGGYPAWWKSLDIVVHDWPTANTSATLGGGGKPAVHYDAEARTLRVSIPATREGSELRLTRKP
- a CDS encoding GxGYxYP domain-containing protein yields the protein MKITRSPRLLLTSTLTLAATGMLLPAEALAAGITWPSNQVLPSFSAPAATLDLMDLTTSEFRYEAEGPHIRHGTGRLEGNGWLAQTSIDAPNQFLTYGPYVTDIPTGNNTAFFDLSIDNNTASNNVMVTVDVRDNETGVVLAQRDISRTEFTNVYTFQRFELPFNNPTAGHGIEFRIYWHGRSYIKVDSVGARTAVPDDEVALFTTLKGIVNRTQPRIFTYDTAMRGQDGKTGWLNSLGLRYTDVADKWSLLSKYRSEIQGIVVYDSALPDTVNLATTIAGLRSGVVASPALAAQLTAAPYNLPILVDLRGKFTTKLQVYQNLYDNYWSQLTHKVIIGLAPGIKGFLRDYAAAVPLAVVWLDPKVAAEDSLLRKFLVAMPYGTGGIYMGWWPEEAAGIQRVSEYGISTVASDFASNLTVFGGASRVVNVKPVPNKPTLGNKIYVSLILSDGDNLQFVEHLFKKNWDHPARGQVPLGWTISPAMLDAMPGVLNYLHTTATPNDNLISGPTGLGYTYPNYWGNQSHLDNYVSLTNDYMSRSGLKVLTVWNTITGGTNTNVGNSFATYAPSLLGLTAQNAGGGITVYNNLMPSQGLNATYCPTEASMISEINRHISGWNGTSPRFVSIQANPWEGNNYQSFVNVVNSFKSNTNIVFVRPDNYFQLMREAYNLPTDPSTLVKTYEAETTSYAGSPFSHAVGRSSDNGWTANVAQDNEGMMLYGPYVTTFPAGQLTTTFKIKIDVVTGNNDPIVTLDVRDATTGVVLTAFDVYRHQFKANGLYQDFSLTYQNVAGHQLEFRANYKDRATVNIDKVTTTTRIGQYEAEGAVQAHHAGRPTGDGWQAAPSLDPVGHMVYGPYDANVPVGARKVTFRVKTDNNSLGAQAVARIDVRDGVTGQSLAEMELTSQQFAAANQYQDFGLSFHHTTINHPLEYRVYFHGKTTLTVDKVTIN
- a CDS encoding M4 family metallopeptidase; the protein is MALAKRVLKAICGVWLGASIAACGSTAEMNEELVRDERKDVDIQTALSRFKDARVMMGNSGAPYFVKGRLGRLPESLGGLRADSDAARGALETIAPIFRVSAEELRLQRNSVDEQGHQHLRYQQTLHGRRVVGGEFILHVDAERNIYAANGSARLGEPSSTQARIAPEAARKQAERDSTATGATAGKHAELVYLLLAETQTPQLAYEVRVTGERDGAPAEDLVYVDAERGEVLLVNPRIHSALQRKVHTANNGTATPGTLRRSEGQAASGDNHVDTNYNRLGETYNCYKTLFGRDSINNAGIPLVSTVHYARNYVNAYWDGNQMVYGDGDNVNSIPLGLDADVTTHELTHAVTQYESNLVYAGESGGLNESVSDIFAGVCESWSRNWATDADVFKVGEDIWTPGTAGDALRYMDDPAKDGISLDSYGDYYTGVDVHYSSGISNLVFALLSKGGKHPRNKTSNPVPAIGPEKAGRIFYKANTDFFISTTTFEQARTYTLQAAESLYGAKSPEVTAVTEAWKAVGIPAAPPVLTPLENGVAVTGLTGSAGNKKYYTLEVPQGRTRLVINMSGGTGDADMFVKADAAPSTSSYDCRPYKSGNTESCSFTNPQAGTWYVMINAYSGYTGVTLKATYSGSSLDDPKGIPASETLNGTVSRNANNHHGAFDVVEGSAFEVVMTGSADPDLYVRFGAQPTTTTYHCRPFLSGAAERCVLTVPAGHSKAFLMVRGYDVAATYSLELHYTQPSN